From the Mycobacteriales bacterium genome, one window contains:
- a CDS encoding Rne/Rng family ribonuclease — MLDSEPTTGPPATPTTETPDNPAPQDTGDAPAKATRRRRSAASKSTTEPTTAKATKATKATKAAKATKATKATKATKATKATKASKATKAAAADAAAQADDSSGTSPAAPTADAGTDRPAADAAAPTKATRGRAATSMTFMAPPAETAAPAATDDNEPAARSRPAKASKAAKAATPPAEPEPARADGDEAEDGTRRRRRGRRGRGRAHTDEATGSGDAPAAADDSTSDDTAPRKATRSRKATKKTSAAEADSATGDDTANQGSRTDDAPAGDADEDGAGGTSRRRRRRRRRSGGGDGEAASDDQPTRSRSEGRSESRSDGDDEVKAIRGSTRLEAKRQRRRDGRDQGRRRAPILSEAEFLARRESVDRSMVVRQRGDRTQIGVLEDGVLVEHYVTTAKSSSYAGNVYLGRVQNVLPSMEAAFIDIGKGRNAVLYAGEVNWDVAGLEGRARSIEHALKSGDTVLVQVSKDPIGHKGARLTSQISLPGRYLVYVPNGSMTGISRKLPENERARLKTILRKVVPDDAGVIIRTAAEGASEDELTRDVARLQAQWEVIESKAEKQKGSAPVLLHEEPDLAIRVVRDVFNEDFASLIVSGDEAWDTLEQYVDHVAPELRPRLKRYEGDSDIFEDTRVHEQLAKALDRKVWLPSGGSLVIDRTEAMTVIDVNTGKFTGKGGNLEETVTRNNLEAAEEIVRQLRLRDIGGMIVIDFIDMVLESNRELVLRRLTECLGRDRTRHQVSEVTSLGLVQMTRKRVGQGLLEAFSEPCEHCGGRGIIVHSEPVDEKGQNGRSKSETATKRIASAKGKSSGGGGRDTAKSGSGGRDEADGGSDRPASESAASDSSASDSAAADSPASAGSEATDTPQLDLPAVEAARPVDTSPNGRVDVDPQLASALREPAQSADDDPDDMPDPAGDDDEPVSPAVSEPVDLEPTAGSRRRGRRRAASRPAGPPAPVEAG; from the coding sequence ATGCTCGATTCCGAGCCCACCACTGGCCCACCGGCCACCCCAACGACAGAGACACCGGACAATCCAGCACCGCAGGACACGGGGGACGCGCCCGCGAAGGCCACCCGTCGCCGCCGGAGCGCAGCGAGCAAGTCGACCACCGAGCCGACGACCGCGAAGGCCACCAAGGCAACGAAGGCCACGAAGGCAGCCAAGGCCACCAAAGCGACGAAGGCTACTAAAGCCACCAAGGCGACTAAAGCCACCAAGGCGTCGAAGGCCACGAAGGCGGCGGCCGCCGATGCCGCCGCCCAGGCCGACGACAGCTCCGGCACCTCGCCGGCGGCGCCCACCGCCGACGCGGGCACCGACCGGCCGGCGGCAGACGCCGCCGCTCCCACCAAGGCCACCCGCGGCCGCGCGGCGACCTCGATGACCTTCATGGCGCCCCCGGCCGAGACGGCCGCGCCCGCGGCGACCGACGACAATGAGCCGGCCGCCCGCAGTCGCCCGGCGAAGGCGTCCAAGGCCGCGAAGGCCGCGACCCCGCCGGCCGAGCCCGAGCCGGCCCGTGCGGACGGCGACGAGGCCGAGGACGGTACCCGGCGCCGCCGCCGCGGACGGCGTGGGCGAGGACGCGCGCACACCGATGAGGCCACCGGGTCGGGTGACGCCCCGGCCGCTGCGGACGACTCGACGTCCGACGACACCGCGCCGCGGAAGGCCACCCGGTCCCGCAAGGCGACGAAGAAGACGTCCGCCGCCGAGGCCGACTCCGCCACGGGCGACGACACGGCGAACCAGGGCTCCCGGACCGATGACGCCCCGGCCGGCGACGCCGACGAGGATGGCGCGGGCGGGACCAGCCGGCGCCGCCGGCGTCGGCGCCGGCGTTCGGGAGGCGGCGACGGCGAGGCAGCCTCCGACGACCAGCCGACCCGCAGCCGGTCCGAGGGACGCTCCGAGAGCCGTTCCGACGGCGACGACGAGGTCAAGGCCATCCGCGGCTCGACCCGGCTCGAGGCCAAGCGCCAGCGTCGTCGCGACGGTCGCGACCAGGGCCGCCGCCGGGCCCCGATCCTCTCCGAGGCCGAGTTCCTCGCCCGCCGCGAATCCGTCGACCGCTCGATGGTCGTGCGGCAGCGCGGCGACCGGACCCAGATCGGTGTCCTCGAGGACGGCGTACTGGTCGAGCACTACGTCACGACCGCGAAGAGTTCGTCCTACGCCGGCAACGTCTACCTCGGTCGGGTGCAGAACGTGCTGCCGAGCATGGAGGCGGCGTTCATCGACATCGGCAAGGGCCGCAACGCGGTGCTCTACGCCGGCGAGGTCAACTGGGACGTCGCCGGCCTGGAAGGCCGGGCCCGCTCGATCGAGCACGCGCTGAAGTCCGGCGACACCGTCCTGGTGCAGGTCAGCAAGGACCCGATCGGCCACAAGGGCGCCCGGCTCACCAGCCAGATCAGCCTCCCGGGCCGCTACCTGGTCTACGTTCCTAACGGCTCGATGACCGGGATCAGCCGCAAGCTCCCCGAGAACGAGCGGGCGCGGCTGAAGACCATCCTTCGCAAGGTCGTCCCGGACGACGCCGGGGTGATCATCCGGACCGCCGCCGAAGGCGCGAGCGAGGACGAACTCACCCGCGACGTCGCCCGGCTGCAGGCGCAGTGGGAGGTCATCGAGAGCAAGGCGGAGAAGCAGAAGGGGTCGGCTCCGGTGCTGCTGCACGAGGAGCCCGACCTCGCGATCCGCGTGGTCCGCGACGTGTTCAACGAGGACTTCGCCAGCCTGATCGTGTCCGGGGACGAGGCGTGGGACACGCTCGAGCAGTACGTCGACCACGTCGCTCCCGAGCTGCGGCCGAGGCTGAAGCGCTATGAGGGCGACTCCGACATCTTCGAGGACACCCGGGTCCACGAGCAGCTCGCCAAGGCTCTCGACCGCAAGGTGTGGCTGCCCTCGGGCGGTTCGCTGGTCATCGACCGCACCGAGGCGATGACGGTGATCGACGTGAACACCGGCAAGTTCACCGGCAAGGGCGGAAACCTCGAGGAGACCGTCACGCGCAACAACCTCGAGGCGGCCGAGGAGATCGTCCGGCAGCTCCGCCTGCGCGACATCGGCGGGATGATCGTGATCGACTTCATCGACATGGTGCTGGAGAGCAACCGGGAGCTGGTCCTGCGCCGGTTGACCGAGTGTCTCGGACGCGACCGCACGCGGCACCAGGTGTCGGAAGTGACCTCGCTCGGCCTGGTGCAGATGACCCGCAAGCGGGTCGGCCAGGGTCTGCTGGAGGCGTTCTCCGAGCCCTGTGAGCACTGCGGCGGCCGCGGCATCATCGTGCACAGCGAGCCGGTCGACGAGAAGGGTCAGAACGGCCGGAGCAAGTCCGAGACCGCGACCAAGCGCATCGCCTCCGCCAAGGGCAAGAGTTCCGGCGGTGGCGGCCGGGACACGGCGAAATCCGGGTCCGGCGGCCGGGACGAGGCGGACGGCGGCTCCGACCGGCCGGCGTCCGAGAGCGCGGCGTCGGACAGCTCGGCGTCGGACAGCGCTGCCGCCGACAGCCCGGCGTCTGCCGGCTCGGAGGCGACCGACACCCCGCAGCTCGATTTGCCGGCCGTCGAGGCGGCCCGACCCGTCGACACGTCGCCCAACGGCAGGGTCGACGTCGACCCGCAGTTGGCGTCCGCCCTGCGCGAGCCGGCGCAGTCGGCCGACGACGACCCCGACGACATGCCCGACCCGGCCGGCGACGACGACGAGCCGGTGAGCCCGGCCGTCTCCGAGCCGGTCGATCTCGAGCCGACGGCGGGTTCCCGACGCCGGGGGCGCCGGCGGGCCGCGAGCCGACCCGCCGGACCGCCGGCTCCCGTCGAGGCGGGCTGA
- a CDS encoding Gfo/Idh/MocA family oxidoreductase, with protein MPFEDPAARPLRVGVVGLGYAGRTHLTSYLPIPGVEVVALAGLEPDRLQALGAEHGVPHLHARWEDLVARDDLDAISVCSPTHLHAPITIAALESGRHVLCEKPLARTGAEGEQMVRAAAKAGRVLQIAFNHRERGDVHTLKQHIDDGGLGDIYYAKTRWVRRSGIPGLGSWFTNKEMSGGGPMIDLGVHMLDLTLFLLGEPQVTSVSANTYSELGSRGRGGTAGTDKQQVGSGFEVEDLGTAFLRLAGGGTLLLEASWATYRPDGDDFGVTLYGTEGGAEINVPNYAWEDTLRLYSDVADAPAVIAPRVGRGEGHRAVVRSFVEKVRGDDWAQHIGTDALARARIIDACYASAREGREVAVAADSIGLG; from the coding sequence ATGCCTTTTGAAGATCCAGCGGCCCGGCCGCTCCGCGTCGGCGTGGTCGGGCTCGGGTACGCCGGGCGCACCCATCTCACCTCCTACCTTCCGATTCCGGGCGTCGAGGTGGTCGCGCTGGCCGGCCTCGAGCCGGACCGGCTCCAGGCGCTCGGTGCGGAGCACGGCGTCCCCCACCTGCACGCCCGCTGGGAGGACCTGGTCGCCCGCGACGACCTCGACGCGATCAGCGTCTGCTCCCCGACCCATCTGCACGCGCCGATCACGATCGCCGCGCTGGAGAGCGGCCGGCACGTGCTGTGCGAGAAGCCGCTGGCCCGCACGGGCGCCGAGGGCGAGCAGATGGTGCGGGCGGCCGCGAAGGCCGGCCGAGTCCTGCAGATCGCGTTCAACCACCGCGAGCGCGGCGACGTGCACACCCTCAAGCAGCACATCGACGACGGTGGCCTCGGCGACATCTACTACGCGAAGACCCGGTGGGTACGCCGCAGCGGCATCCCCGGCCTGGGCAGCTGGTTCACCAACAAGGAGATGTCCGGCGGCGGGCCGATGATCGACCTCGGCGTGCACATGCTCGACCTCACGCTGTTCCTGCTCGGCGAGCCGCAGGTCACCAGCGTCAGCGCCAACACCTACTCCGAGCTCGGCTCCCGCGGCCGCGGCGGCACCGCCGGCACCGACAAGCAGCAGGTCGGCTCCGGCTTCGAGGTCGAGGATCTCGGTACGGCGTTCCTGCGGCTGGCCGGCGGCGGGACCTTGTTGCTCGAGGCGAGCTGGGCGACCTACCGGCCCGATGGCGACGACTTCGGCGTGACGCTCTACGGCACCGAGGGCGGGGCGGAGATCAACGTCCCCAACTATGCGTGGGAGGACACCCTGCGGCTCTACTCCGACGTCGCCGACGCGCCGGCGGTGATCGCGCCCCGGGTAGGCCGTGGCGAGGGCCACCGTGCGGTCGTCCGGTCGTTCGTCGAGAAGGTCCGCGGCGACGACTGGGCGCAGCACATCGGCACGGACGCCCTGGCCCGCGCGCGCATCATCGACGCCTGCTACGCCTCGGCCCGGGAGGGCCGCGAGGTCGCGGTCGCCGCCGACTCGATCGGCCTGGGGTAG
- a CDS encoding TIGR03960 family B12-binding radical SAM protein encodes MSVESVFPRLEPLLPRVHKPIQYVGGELNATTKDWDDVDVRWALMYPDAYEVGLPNQGVMILYELLNERPDVLAERTYSVWPDLEALMREHHLPQFTVDGHRPVGAFDLLGVSFSTELGYTNLLTALDLAGIPIEAADRSADHPVVIAGGHASFNPEPVADFIDAAVLGDGEQAVLDISDAVKQWKADGRPEGRDGLLLRLAGVSGVYVPRFYDVDYLPDGRIRRVAPNRSGVPFRVHKRTTMDLDAWPYPKQPLVPLAESVHERMSVEIFRGCTRGCRFCQAGMITRPVRERSITGIGEMVEKGLQATGFEEVGLLSLSSADHSEIGDVAKGLADRYDGTNTSLSLPSTRVDAFNVTLANELSRNGRRSGLTFAPEGGSERLRRVINKMVSTEDLIRTVTTAYEHGWRQVKLYFMCGLPTEEDDDVLAIADMAHQVIRAGRSATGGRDVRCTVSIGGFVPKPHTPFQWASQADAETVDRRLRLLRDAINADRSLGRQIGYRYHDGRPSIVEGVLSRGDRRIGAVIRKVWEDGGRFDGWREYFSYERWESACADVLPAYGLDLAWYTTRERGEQEVLPWDHLDAGLDKEWLWSDWQDAIDETELDDCRWTPCYDCGVCPEMGTEIQIGPTGRKLLPVTPL; translated from the coding sequence ATGAGCGTCGAGTCGGTCTTTCCGCGTCTCGAACCGCTGCTGCCGCGGGTGCACAAGCCCATCCAGTACGTCGGCGGCGAGCTCAACGCGACGACCAAGGACTGGGACGACGTCGACGTCCGGTGGGCGCTGATGTATCCCGACGCCTACGAGGTGGGCCTGCCCAACCAGGGCGTCATGATCCTCTACGAACTGCTCAACGAGCGCCCGGACGTGCTCGCCGAGCGCACCTACAGCGTGTGGCCCGATCTCGAGGCACTGATGCGCGAGCATCACCTGCCGCAGTTCACCGTCGACGGCCACCGGCCGGTCGGTGCGTTCGACCTGCTCGGTGTCTCCTTCTCCACCGAGCTCGGCTACACCAACCTGCTCACCGCGCTGGACCTGGCCGGCATCCCGATCGAGGCGGCCGACCGCAGCGCGGACCACCCGGTGGTGATCGCGGGCGGGCACGCGTCCTTCAACCCCGAACCGGTCGCCGACTTCATCGACGCCGCGGTGCTCGGTGACGGCGAGCAGGCCGTCCTCGACATCAGCGACGCGGTGAAGCAGTGGAAGGCGGACGGGCGGCCGGAGGGTCGGGACGGCCTGCTGCTCCGCCTCGCCGGTGTGTCCGGTGTCTACGTGCCGCGGTTCTACGACGTCGACTACCTGCCGGACGGGCGGATCCGGCGGGTGGCGCCCAACCGGTCCGGCGTGCCGTTCCGGGTGCACAAGCGCACCACGATGGATCTCGACGCCTGGCCCTACCCGAAGCAGCCGCTGGTGCCGCTGGCCGAGAGCGTGCACGAGCGGATGAGCGTCGAGATCTTCCGGGGCTGCACACGCGGCTGCCGGTTCTGCCAGGCCGGAATGATCACCCGCCCGGTCCGTGAGCGGAGCATCACCGGGATCGGCGAGATGGTCGAGAAGGGCCTGCAGGCCACCGGTTTCGAGGAGGTCGGCCTGCTCTCGCTGTCCAGCGCCGACCACTCCGAGATCGGCGACGTCGCCAAGGGACTCGCCGACCGCTACGACGGCACCAACACCAGCCTGTCGCTGCCGTCCACCAGGGTCGACGCCTTCAACGTCACCCTCGCCAACGAACTCTCCCGCAACGGCCGCCGGTCCGGGCTGACCTTCGCCCCGGAGGGCGGCAGCGAACGGCTGCGCCGGGTCATCAACAAGATGGTCTCGACGGAGGACCTGATCCGCACCGTCACGACCGCCTACGAGCACGGCTGGCGCCAGGTGAAGCTGTATTTCATGTGCGGCCTGCCGACCGAGGAGGACGACGACGTCCTCGCGATCGCCGACATGGCCCACCAGGTCATCCGCGCCGGGCGGTCGGCGACCGGTGGCCGCGACGTGCGCTGCACCGTGTCGATCGGCGGCTTCGTGCCCAAGCCGCACACGCCGTTCCAGTGGGCGTCGCAGGCCGACGCGGAGACCGTCGACCGGCGGCTGCGGCTGCTCCGCGACGCCATCAACGCCGACCGCAGCCTCGGCCGCCAGATCGGCTACCGCTACCACGACGGCCGCCCGTCGATCGTGGAGGGCGTGCTCTCGCGCGGCGACCGGCGGATCGGGGCGGTGATCCGCAAGGTGTGGGAGGACGGCGGCCGGTTCGACGGCTGGCGGGAGTATTTCTCCTACGAACGCTGGGAGAGCGCCTGCGCCGACGTACTTCCGGCGTACGGCCTCGACCTCGCCTGGTACACGACGCGCGAGCGGGGCGAGCAGGAAGTCCTGCCCTGGGACCACCTCGACGCCGGCTTGGACAAGGAGTGGCTCTGGTCGGACTGGCAGGACGCGATCGACGAGACCGAGCTCGACGACTGCCGGTGGACACCCTGCTACGACTGCGGCGTCTGCCCCGAGATGGGGACCGAGATCCAGATCGGCCCGACCGGCCGCAAGCTGCTCCCCGTCACGCCCCTGTGA
- a CDS encoding alcohol dehydrogenase catalytic domain-containing protein has product MTRASAPLFRGNGRIEYVERSYRRPGAGELLISPRANALCGSDRGFWSHGADHVPGHETAGVVVEAGDGTTSPVGTRGVVYLMDFCGDCRSCRLGVTNQCLAKRGDMGIADDGGYGPYEVIHESNFFPITDDIDFPTATMLLDVMGTSGHAIMRARLVRTDITSVYVAGAGPIGLGLLVMSKLLLGQHIPVYISDVSPWRREFAGTLGGIPVDVTDLSPVGSPDVAFDASGKEVARRSAVDILGRRGVLVCVGHGEQVTLNVSRDLIAPEHAVLGSEYFPFDDLPRNLDLLRVHTDYISKVITHRMPVAELDRAFELFFAGETGKVVVEQDAR; this is encoded by the coding sequence ATGACCAGAGCCAGCGCACCCCTGTTCCGCGGAAACGGGCGGATCGAGTACGTCGAGCGCAGCTATCGCCGGCCCGGCGCGGGCGAGTTGCTGATCTCGCCGCGCGCGAACGCGCTGTGCGGGTCCGATCGCGGCTTCTGGAGTCACGGAGCTGACCACGTGCCCGGTCACGAGACAGCCGGCGTGGTTGTCGAAGCCGGCGACGGGACCACGTCGCCGGTTGGCACCCGCGGCGTGGTGTACCTCATGGACTTCTGCGGTGACTGCCGCAGTTGCCGGCTGGGCGTCACCAACCAGTGCCTGGCCAAACGCGGTGACATGGGCATCGCTGACGACGGCGGTTACGGGCCGTACGAGGTGATCCACGAAAGCAATTTCTTCCCCATCACCGATGACATCGACTTCCCCACCGCCACGATGCTGCTCGACGTGATGGGCACCAGTGGCCACGCGATCATGCGCGCCCGGCTGGTGCGCACCGACATCACCTCGGTGTACGTCGCCGGTGCCGGACCGATCGGGCTCGGCCTGCTGGTGATGTCGAAACTCCTGCTTGGCCAGCACATCCCGGTGTACATCAGCGATGTTTCGCCCTGGCGCCGTGAGTTCGCGGGCACCCTCGGCGGAATACCGGTCGACGTGACCGACCTGTCGCCCGTCGGCAGCCCGGACGTCGCCTTCGACGCCTCAGGCAAGGAGGTGGCCCGCCGCAGCGCTGTCGACATCCTCGGCCGGCGTGGCGTGTTGGTCTGTGTCGGCCACGGTGAGCAGGTGACGCTGAACGTCTCCCGCGACCTGATCGCGCCCGAGCACGCAGTGCTGGGCAGCGAGTACTTCCCGTTCGACGACCTGCCCCGCAACCTGGATCTGTTGCGCGTCCACACCGACTACATCTCCAAGGTCATCACCCACCGGATGCCGGTCGCCGAGCTGGACCGCGCGTTCGAACTGTTCTTCGCCGGTGAGACGGGCAAGGTCGTCGTCGAGCAGGATGCTCGATGA
- the thiM gene encoding hydroxyethylthiazole kinase translates to MADAATVLPGSLVAADLAAVRLQNPLTQCITNTVVTGFTANTLLAVGASPAMVEAVEEAGEFAAVADALLVNLGTLSAAQVAGIRAAVDGATTAGTPWVLDPVAVGGLRFRTGFAVELLDRRPTVVRGNASEIMSLAGAGGVAGRGVDSRADSGEALDAARSLAAARRCVVAVSGVVDYVTDGDRVIAVTGGHPLMTRVTGVGCALGALLAAFLAVDPDPVSASVAASTVLAAAGEAAAERAAGPGSFATALLDQLHLVDPDDLAARRGVS, encoded by the coding sequence GTGGCCGATGCTGCGACCGTGCTGCCCGGTTCCCTGGTGGCCGCCGACCTGGCCGCCGTACGCCTGCAGAATCCGCTCACCCAGTGCATCACCAACACGGTGGTGACCGGCTTCACCGCCAACACGCTGCTCGCGGTCGGGGCCTCGCCGGCAATGGTGGAGGCGGTCGAGGAGGCCGGCGAGTTCGCCGCCGTCGCCGACGCGCTACTGGTCAATCTCGGGACCTTGTCGGCGGCCCAGGTCGCCGGCATCCGGGCCGCGGTCGACGGCGCCACGACGGCCGGTACGCCGTGGGTCCTCGACCCGGTCGCCGTCGGCGGGCTGCGATTCCGCACCGGCTTCGCGGTCGAGCTGCTCGACCGTCGGCCCACCGTGGTGCGGGGCAATGCGTCGGAGATCATGAGCCTCGCCGGAGCAGGTGGGGTGGCCGGCAGGGGCGTCGACTCGCGGGCCGACTCCGGGGAGGCGCTCGATGCCGCCCGGTCTCTCGCCGCCGCGCGCCGGTGCGTGGTGGCGGTGAGTGGCGTGGTCGACTACGTGACCGACGGCGACCGCGTGATCGCCGTGACCGGCGGGCACCCGCTGATGACCCGGGTCACCGGGGTGGGCTGCGCGCTCGGCGCGCTGCTGGCCGCCTTCCTTGCCGTCGACCCGGACCCCGTGTCGGCGAGCGTCGCCGCGTCGACCGTGCTCGCCGCCGCGGGTGAGGCGGCCGCGGAGCGCGCAGCCGGACCCGGTTCGTTCGCCACCGCACTGCTCGACCAGCTCCACCTCGTCGACCCCGACGACCTCGCCGCCCGCAGGGGCGTGTCGTGA
- a CDS encoding Gfo/Idh/MocA family oxidoreductase, with protein sequence MTQDLLRVAVVGPGGWGRQHTRVFSQHPDTELCAVVGRDLGRTSAEANRLGVDAYTDIGEMLKKVRPDLVTVSLPNEHHFEPTMRLLESGVPLLVEKPLVFELERADALLARAQEHNTFFAIHFNHRYAEPVLRTRTAIEDGSVGEPVFATWRFGGEPNRGVSLHKNLIETQCHAFDMLEYLLGPITSVMAQMTNRTYGAWSTVALALEFRRGAVGTLLGSYDSSYAYHGTHQLEVNGTAGRAVATDTVQSFELSRVGAEDTTVWRPGYFNDAARSFHHTVDRYVDDMLGALRAGEPPPVPATAGRRALLLAYAAIESHETGRRVPVGEEGIKPG encoded by the coding sequence ATGACCCAGGATCTGCTGCGGGTTGCCGTCGTCGGCCCGGGCGGTTGGGGACGCCAGCACACTCGGGTCTTCAGTCAGCACCCGGACACCGAACTGTGCGCCGTCGTAGGGCGCGACCTCGGGCGCACGTCGGCCGAGGCGAACCGGCTCGGCGTCGATGCATATACCGACATCGGCGAAATGCTGAAGAAGGTGCGGCCCGACCTGGTGACGGTATCGCTGCCGAACGAGCATCACTTCGAGCCCACCATGCGGCTCCTGGAATCCGGTGTCCCGCTGTTGGTGGAGAAGCCGCTGGTGTTTGAGCTCGAGCGGGCCGACGCGCTGCTGGCCAGGGCGCAGGAGCACAACACATTCTTCGCCATCCACTTCAACCACCGATACGCCGAACCGGTGTTGCGCACCCGAACGGCGATCGAGGACGGATCCGTGGGCGAGCCGGTGTTCGCCACCTGGCGTTTCGGCGGCGAACCCAATCGGGGCGTCTCGCTGCACAAGAACCTCATCGAGACGCAGTGTCATGCCTTCGACATGCTCGAATACCTGCTCGGGCCGATCACCTCGGTGATGGCGCAGATGACGAACAGGACCTACGGGGCATGGAGCACCGTGGCGTTGGCCCTCGAATTCCGCCGCGGCGCGGTTGGCACCCTGCTGGGCTCCTACGACTCGTCGTACGCGTATCACGGGACGCACCAGCTCGAGGTCAACGGGACGGCCGGACGGGCCGTCGCGACCGACACCGTGCAGTCCTTCGAGCTGTCCCGGGTCGGCGCGGAAGACACCACCGTCTGGCGCCCCGGTTATTTCAACGACGCCGCGCGCAGCTTCCACCACACCGTGGACCGATACGTCGACGACATGCTGGGGGCACTGCGAGCGGGCGAGCCACCGCCGGTACCGGCCACCGCGGGCCGGCGGGCGCTGCTGCTCGCGTACGCGGCGATCGAGTCCCACGAGACCGGCCGGCGGGTGCCGGTCGGCGAGGAGGGGATCAAGCCCGGGTGA
- the thiE gene encoding thiamine phosphate synthase: MTRLDLALYLATDTGQCGHRGVPATVRAAVAGGVTAVQLRDPRATTRALYDQTRTLAAELDGTGVPLLVNDRLDVALAAGADGVHLGQADLPVEEARRIAGPQLVIGWSVSTAEQLEAAVAMPAGTIDYLGVGPVFATGTKPDAGPALGLTALRQLCEKSTLPCVAIGGVGIDNARTVSDTGVAGVCVVSALCTAPDPEQMARSLRREVAA; the protein is encoded by the coding sequence GTGACCCGGCTCGACCTCGCCCTCTATCTCGCCACCGACACCGGCCAGTGCGGACACCGTGGCGTGCCGGCCACCGTGCGTGCCGCGGTCGCCGGTGGGGTGACCGCTGTCCAGCTGCGCGACCCGCGGGCCACGACCCGGGCGCTCTACGACCAGACCAGGACGCTGGCCGCCGAGCTCGATGGCACGGGGGTTCCACTCCTCGTCAACGACCGGCTCGACGTCGCACTGGCGGCCGGGGCCGACGGTGTCCACCTCGGACAGGCCGACCTTCCCGTCGAGGAGGCCCGGCGGATCGCCGGTCCCCAGCTGGTGATCGGCTGGTCGGTGTCGACCGCGGAGCAGCTCGAGGCGGCGGTGGCGATGCCCGCCGGGACCATCGACTACCTCGGCGTCGGCCCGGTCTTCGCGACCGGCACGAAACCCGACGCCGGCCCCGCGCTCGGGCTCACCGCGTTGCGCCAGTTGTGCGAGAAATCGACCCTGCCGTGCGTCGCCATCGGGGGCGTCGGCATCGACAACGCCCGTACGGTGTCGGACACCGGGGTCGCCGGGGTGTGTGTGGTCTCGGCACTGTGCACTGCGCCCGACCCCGAACAGATGGCCAGGTCACTACGCCGGGAGGTCGCCGCATGA
- a CDS encoding TIGR03936 family radical SAM-associated protein, which translates to MARTPDGPPPAPVAARVRIRYAKRGRLRFTSHRDVARALERALRRAGTPVAHSAGFNPHPKISYVGASPTGAASEAEYLEIGLVRSVDSRALGEALDAALPAGIDVLECVAAGPGSLAERIDGTCWRLDLPGVPVELLRRAVDAFLATEHVAVPRVTKSGRREVDARTAVVSAVVAEPDPSASSGGSSGDCAILRMVVRLVTPAVRPNDVLAALRIVADFSPPVPALVTRLAQGRLDDGGRLADPLAPDRATTAPGGPPAVGVSEDPAPSLHAPSAG; encoded by the coding sequence ATGGCGCGTACGCCGGACGGGCCGCCGCCGGCGCCGGTCGCGGCGCGGGTGCGGATCCGCTACGCGAAACGGGGCCGGTTGCGGTTCACCTCCCACCGCGACGTCGCCCGCGCACTCGAACGCGCTCTGCGCCGCGCGGGCACACCCGTCGCGCACTCGGCCGGCTTCAACCCGCACCCCAAGATCTCCTACGTCGGCGCCTCACCCACCGGCGCCGCCAGCGAGGCCGAATACCTCGAGATCGGCCTGGTCCGGTCGGTCGACTCGCGGGCACTGGGAGAGGCCCTCGACGCGGCGCTCCCGGCCGGCATCGACGTGCTCGAGTGCGTCGCGGCGGGCCCGGGATCGCTCGCCGAGCGGATCGACGGAACCTGCTGGCGGCTCGACCTGCCCGGGGTCCCGGTCGAGCTGCTGCGGCGGGCGGTCGACGCCTTCCTGGCGACCGAGCACGTCGCCGTACCCCGGGTGACGAAGAGCGGCCGGCGGGAGGTCGACGCCCGGACGGCGGTGGTGTCCGCGGTCGTCGCAGAGCCCGACCCGAGCGCGTCATCAGGAGGCTCATCGGGTGACTGTGCGATACTGAGAATGGTCGTACGTCTGGTGACACCGGCCGTACGACCGAACGACGTGCTCGCCGCGTTAAGGATTGTGGCGGACTTTTCGCCGCCGGTGCCCGCTCTGGTCACCCGGCTGGCGCAGGGCCGACTCGATGACGGCGGCCGGCTCGCCGACCCGCTCGCGCCTGACCGCGCGACCACCGCACCCGGTGGCCCGCCTGCGGTCGGTGTGTCCGAGGACCCGGCGCCGTCGTTGCACGCACCATCCGCGGGCTGA